TCGGTCGGCTTCGCAAGGTGCTGGTCTGCGCTCCGGGCCTCGCCCATCGCCGCCTGACGCCGAGCAATGCCGACGATCTGCTCTTCGACGACGTGCTCTGGGTCGAGAACGCCCAGCGCGATCACGCCGCCTTCGTCGCCGACCTGCGGTCGAACGACGTCGACGTGGTCGAACTGCACGAGTTGCTGGCCGCCACGCTGGCCGTGCCGGGGGCCCGCGACTGGTTGCTCGATCGCAAGATCACCGCCAACGAGGTGGGTCTCGGGCTCATCGACGGCACGCGTGCGTTCCTCGAGAGCCTCGAGCCGCGCATCCTCGCCGAGTACCTGATCGGGGGGTTGTCGACGACCGATCTCCCGGGCGAGTACCGGAGCGGCGCCGTCTCGCTGGCGCGCGAGTCGACCGGAGTCGGTGAGTACCTGATGCCGCCGCTGCCGAACACGCTGTACACCCGTGACACGACCTGCTGGTTGTACGGGGGAGTGACGCTGAATCCGCTCTACTGGCCGGCACGGCACGGTGAAACGTTGCTGATGAAGGCGATCTACGACTTCCACCCCGATTTTGTGGGGTCGAGGGTCTGGTGGGGCGACCCGGAGAAGGACTGGAGCCAGGCCACTTTCGAAGGCGGCGACATCATGCCGGTCGGAAACGGTGTCGTGCTGATGGGCATGAGCGAGCGCACCTCCCGCCAGGCCATCACCCAGGTCGCGACGGCCCTGTTCGAAGCGGGGGCGGCCGAGCGGGTGATCGTCGCCGGCATGCCCAGGCTGCGCTCGGCCATGCACCTCGACACGGTGTTCACGTTCGCCGACCGCGACATCGTGACGCTGTTCCCGAACATCATGGATGCCGTGCACACGTTCACACTGCGACCCTCGGATGCCCTGGGGGGCCTCGACGTCACCGATGAGGGTTCGGCGGCCTTCGTCGATGTCGTCGCGGCGAGCCTCGGCCTGCCGAAGCTGCACGTCGTCGCGACGGCGGGCGACGCGTACGCCTCCGAGCGCCAGCAGTGGGACTCCGGCAACAACGCCGTGGCTCTCCGCCCCGGCGTGGTCTACACCTACGACCGCAACACCCAGACCAACGACCTGCTGCAGAAGGCCGGCATCGAGGTGATCCCGATCGTCGGCGCCGAGCTCGGTCGTGGCCGGGGCGGCGGTCACTGCATGACCAGTCCGATCATCCGGGATGCCGTCGACTACTGAGGTCGGGAAAACAGTCCGGCCCTCACTTCTGGGAAGCGAGGGCCGGACTGTTCGGGGTGGTTCTACTTCTTGAAGACGTCTTTGATGTCTTCGACTTTGCCGCGGGTCTGGCCTTTGGCCTGGTCGGCTTTGCCTTCGGCGACGAGCTCGTCGTTGTCGGTGACGTTGCCGACGGCTTCTTTGGCCTTGCCGGCGACGTTCTCGGCGGCGGCCTTGATCTTGTCTGCTGCACTCATGGGTTCTGCTCCTTTTGTGTTGTGGTGACGGGTGTCACCGGTGGGGGTGTTGTGGTGACGGGTGTCACCGGGGTGTGTGGGTCAGGCGACCCGGGTGGTGTTGCCGGCCATGGTGGTGCGGAGTCCGCTGACGATCTGGATGACGACTGGTGTCGTCTGGCCGAGCACGTCGTCCCATTCCGTGACCGCGCTGTCGATGAGTGTGCGGATCCGGACGGGTGAAGCACCCTTCCGGGCGTGGGCGGTGATCCGGAGCACGTTCTCACGGCGGACCCGGAACGCGACGACATCCACCGCGGCGATCTCGGGCTGCCGGGTGAGGGCGTCTTCGAGGACCTGGGCTGCGACTTTCACGTCGACTCGCAGGTCACCGCCGGTCGGGGTGTTCGCGGTGGTGTTCTGCCGGACGGTCAGAAGGGTCGTGGTGCGGCCCCGGCCCTGCCGGAGCACGAACCAGAGCAGCACGACGATCAGGATGACCGCGGCACCGGCGGTGGCCCAGAGGATCCACGGGTTCGCCTGGAAGGTGCCGTCGACCTGGTCGTTCGCAGTTCGGGCGCCGTTGCTGATCGGCTGCTGCAGGTCAGGAAGCAACGCCCCGACGGCCAGCACCGCACCCGCGGCGAGCACCAGCAGACCGATGATGAAGAGGAAGAGCCGGTTCAGGAAACGGTTCGTGGAGTTCATCAGGCGACCTTCCCCTTCTTCGACACGTGCAATGTTGAGCGGAGGGCCGGCCGGTAGTCATACGAGGCGACATCCTCAGCGACGGCGTCCTGGATCGCCTGCCGGTCAACGGCACGCCCCGAGGTGGGGGTGACATCGACCCGCACGGTGCGGGTGCCGACGGTGACGCGGACGTTGTCGGGGTCCACGTCGCCGGCGTAGCTGACGGTGCGGGCGATCGACTGGGCGATGACACGGTCATCGACCACCGCCGCTGTACGGTCAGATGCTGCGCCGCGACGTCCGCGGCGGCCCGGAGCGAACGAGACGACGATCAGCACGAGGCCGATGATCGCTGCGACCGCGCCGATCGCGACGAGCAGGGGTACCGGTGCCGATGCCGCCGACAGGGTCGACGACACGAGGGTCTCGGGTGCGAGGAGCAGCGGGGGCTGCCCGATCGCTGCGAGCACCGACTCCACACCGAGGTACGCGAGGCCGAGCATCAGGATGATCGCGATGGTGATCGCGGCCCCGGACCGCGGGGAATGCGATTCCCGCCTGACGATCCTCTTGTAGAGAGCGGGGGTGGTCATGACACTCTCTTCCGTTGGTTCAGTCGCACACCGGTGATGTGCAGGTCGATCTCCGTGATGGAGGTACCGGTCAGGGTCAGGCTCTGCTCCCGGATCGTGGACTGCGCCCTCGTGAGGCGTTCCACGATCGTGCCGGGCCGGCGCGCCCCGGTGCCGAGGGGTGCGACGTGGATCGGCGCACTCGCCGTCATAGTGAGGTCGCCCTCATGGTCGGAGAGGCTGACGGAGACGTCTTTCTCGTCGACGCCGAGCTGCTCCGCGGTGACGGCCGACACAACACGGCGCACAGCACGAGGAGCGATCACGTTCCGGCCGCCCTGGCCGTGACCGGCCGCCGTGCGACCGGATGCCGTGTTACCGGCCGCCGTGCGGTCGGCCGTCACCGCCGTGCTCACGACGACCGCCGCCCGCGGAGCGCGTCGGTGACGCCGCGGACATCGAGCTTGCCTTCCAGTACCCGGCCCACCGCGTAACCCACGGCCACGAAGAGGGCCACGAGGATCATGGCCCAGAAACCGAACGCCACAGCGGTCAGTCCGAGCACTGCGCCGATGAGCATCCCGCGGGTCGTGGGTGTCACTGGACGCGGCTCTCGGTCTCGGCACCACTCCTGTTGTCGTCGGAGGGGATGTACACGTCGGAGACGGTCACGTTCACCTCGGCGACCTCCATGCCGATCACTGTCTCGATCGCTTCGGTGATGCTGGAGCGCACGTCGTCGGCGAGGTCCTGCAGGGCGACGGGGTAGTCGGCGACGACGATGACGTCGACAGCGACCTGCTTCTCGCCGACCTCGACCCTGATGCCCTGGCCGCGGTCCTGCTGGTTGATCGCGGTACGGATCGCACCGATCGCACGCGCACCCGCGTTACCGAGGTCGTGCACCCCGGCGACCTCGCGGGCCGCGATACCGGCGACCTTCTCGACAACGCCATCGGCGATCGTGTTCTTACCCGTCGACACGCTGCTGTGCGCGGGAGACTTCGGGGCTGCGGTGGGGGTGATGTTCGTCATGCTGCTACTCCTGGATTCTGCGGTGAGCACCGACCGGACGGCCGGAACTGAGGGTGCCGCACCAACCCGGTGCGGGATGGTGTCGGCTACACAATTGAGACGTTCCGAGATTCGACTTCGTCACAAAATCTTTTTCTATTCGAATGCATCGTTCCGCCGGATTGGTGCTTGGACTACCCCAGAACGGGGTCTCCGAGGGACCCTCGATGGGGTCTCGCCGGCGCAAGGGCTACGCACGCCGTCAGGGATCCGGCTATATTCACTGGCACGGTCTCGCTCGCAGAAGCAAAAGCAAAAGCAAAAGCACGACCAGGAGCACGAGCAGGAGCCGGAAGAGGAAATGGGCGGGTGAGCGACACGAACGACAACGATCGGCTCGCGAACGCCGCCGACGCCACGCTCGCCTCCCGTGCCATGGACGGCGATGTCGTTGCCTTCGAGGTGCTCGCGCGGCGCCACGGACCCCTGATGCGCGTTTTCGCCGCCAAGCTGCTGGGCTCCGACATCGAATCCGACGACATCGTGCAGGAGGCATTCCTCACCGGATGGCGGAGCTTCGACGACCTCGGCGAGCCCGCCCGTGTGCGCAACTGGCTCATGCGGATCGTCTCGAACAAGGCGATCGACCGCATCCGGGTGCGGCGGGAACACGCGGATGTCGCAGACTGGGATCCGGCCGCACCGCCCTCCAGCGACCCGAGCCGGATCGTGGAGAACCGGCTCCAGCTGGACGCGGTCTGGGTTGCGCTCGATAAACTGCCCACCATCCAGCGACAGAGCTGGCTGCTGCGGGAGACCGCCGGTTTCACGTACAACGAGATCGCTGAGGCCCTCGACCTCCCCGCAGCGACCGTGCGGGGCCTCCTTGCCCGCACCCGGAAGTTCCTCCTCACCGAATTGGAGGCATGGCGATGACCGATCACGGCGACACACCCCTGCCTCACGACGCAGATGAGCTCATCGACGGTCACACGGTCGACGAGCTCGACGCGTACCTCACTGCCGGCCGCACGCCCTACGACCCGAGCATCGAGAACTCGGCCAGCTGCCTGCTGTACCTCTCCGCCCTGGAGCGTCTCCGCAACCGCTCGTGGCAGGCCCTCACGCGCGAAGCTGCCGACGGGCACGACCGCGACGAGCTGTGGATCACCGGCCTGCTCGACACCATCAAAGACGAGGTGCGCGCCGGTCGCGACATCCCGCTCCGCCACCCGGACCCGACCATCCGGTTGACGGTCACCGAGGCGGCCGTGCAGGGCCTGATCCGTGACGTGGCAGACTCTCTCGACGGTGTCATTCTCGGCCGCATCGTTCTCGTCGGCGACGTCACCCTGCCCGATGAACCTGTCGAGGTGCGGATGACCGTCGCCGCCGAGTACGGCCGGGACCTCGTTGCCCTCGCCGAGCGCTTGCGGCTCGCGGTCGCCCGTGCGCTCGACGAGCACACCGAACTCGTCATCGTCTCCATCGCGGTGACCGTCGAAGACGTGTACCGGGGGAGGGAGGAGGGCCGATGACCACCGATTCGGAGCTCGCGCGCTCTCTCACCGCTGCCGTCACGGCGATCCACGGCGTCACGGCGGTGTTCCCCGTGAGGGCGATCCGTCAGGCTGCGTCAGAGGGCATCGCCAGCGCTCTCGACATCCCGGCGCCCGACGTTGTGGTCGACGTCGCTCGCGGGGCAGACGCTGTGACGATCACCGCTCACATCGGGGCCTCGACCGGGCGGCCGACCCCGGAGACGCTCGCCGCTGCGGCCGATGCGCTCAGGGCTGCGGCCACGGCCGAAGGCGTCGAGAACAGCATGATCTTCGTCAAAGCGCGCCTGATCGCGAAACCCACGCCCCGATGACGGTGCGGATGGCCGTGACCAACGCGATCGGCTGGTCGAGCATCGGCGCGTGGCCCGTCTCGGGCAGCTGCGCGAAGAGCGCGCCGCTCGCCTCGACGATCGCGCGGGCCGACCCGTCCGTCACGCCGGTCTCGGCCCGCAGGTAGGCCAGCGGCCGGCGGAGCGCCCCGAACTGAGCCCTCAGTACCTCGCCGCCGAAGATGTTGCTGTCGAACTTCCAGCTCCAGCCGCCGGGCACCTCGGTGATGGAGTGGGTCGCGATGTGCCGGGCGACGTAGGGGAGCATCGACTGCGCCGGTACGGGGCGGAACCGTTCGATCATCCGCTCGGCGCTCTCGTACACACGCCGACGCACGGGCAGGAGGTCGTGCGACTCGATCGAGGTGAGCTCTCCCGGCGTGCCGACAGGGGAGTCGATCACGATGGCTGACCCGACGCTGGTGTCGGCGCGTGACGCGAGGTGTGTGGTGATCAGGCCGCCGAGGCTGTGCCCGACCAGGGTGAAACCGTCACCGAGGCCGGCGTGCCGCGCGACGGTGAGCACCTCTTCGCCCCAGGTCTCGACGCTGTACGTCGCGCGGTGCTCACTGTCGCCGTGGCCGGAGAGGTCGAGGGCGACGACCCTGCCATCGGTCGCGAGGAGGGGAGCGATGTGGTCCCACCAGCGGGAGTGCGCAGCGCCGCCGTGCACCAGCACTATGTTCCGCCGGCCGCGCTCACCCCAGGTGCGGTACCGGATGCTCGCACCTGCGACGCTCGTCTCGAATACTTCCGGGGCCTGGGCGAGGGCCGCCGTGAACCATCCCGGAACGGTAGTCGTCGCCTCGGTCGTTGTGCTCACTGCGTGCTCCTTCTGGCCGCTCGAATACTCGACACTTATGGTGACAAAATTGCAAAACTTGACAAACATCTGTCCGAGGCCCAGTCTAATGGAAGTTGTATTACGCCACTCTTTCGACGACGAGGCAGGGCTCTCGATGACCGATTTCCGTCTCCGCGGCTTTTCGCGGCTGCAGGCTGCCGCGCAGGACCCGATCGGCTACGCCAGGTCATGGAAGGCGCGCACCGGGCGCCCGGTGATCGGTTCGTTCCCCATGAACTTCCCCTCCGAACTCGTTCACGCGACCGGCGCCCTGCCGCTGATCGTGCAGGAGAGTCGTACGCCCATCACCGAGGGCCGGAGCCTGCTGCCGGAGTTCTACTGCAGCTACACGCGGAGCGTCGCCGACCAGGCCGCGGTCGGCGAACTCGACGTGTTCGACGCCTTCGTGCTGGCCGATCACTGCGTGCAGCTGCTCGGCGCCGCAGACGTCATCCGCTGGGCGAAGCCGGAGACGCCGATGCACTTCGCCCAGTTCATCAGCTCGATGGACGACCCGTGGAGCGGCGCCCAGGTGCGCGACAAGGTCGACGCGCTGCGGGTCGAGGTCGAGGAGATCGTAGGGGTGACGGTGACCCCCGAGGTGCTCGGGGCCAGCATCCGTCTGTTCAACTCCAACCGGCGGCTGCTGCGGGAGTTCTACGACCGGCGAAAGTCGGGGGCACTCCGCATCAGTGCGGGCGAGCTGCAGGTGCTGGTGAAGTCGAGCATGGTCATGGACATCGAAGAGCACACGAGCATCCTGAACGACATGCTAGACGGCCTCGACGTCGACAGCGCCGCCCCGGCCTCGCTGGTGCGGCTGCACCTCTCCGGCCACTTCTGCGCGCCGCCCCGGGTCGAACTGCTCGACCTGATCGAGGAGTGCGGCGTGCTGGTCGTGAACGACGATCTCTACCACGGCACCCGCTACATCTCGACGGATGTTCCCGAGACCGGCGATCCGTTCGACGCGCTGGCAACCTGGTACCTCGACCGCAACGTCTCGGCGCCCTGCGGCACCCGGGTGCAGCGGAACGTCGACTGGGACAGCTACCTCGTCGCCAGTCTCGAAGACAGCCGGGCCGACGGCGTCATCACGCTGATGGCGAAGTTCTGCGAGCCGCTGATGCTGTACTACCCGGAGCTCCGGCGGGTTCTGGATGATCGGGGCATCCCTGTGCTCCTCATCGAGACGGAGCATGAAGGGCTCGCGGCCGAGTCGGTGCGCACCCGCGTCGAGACGTTCGTGGAACGTATCAGCAGAAAGAAGGTAGCCGCATGACCCTCGAACTCCCACCCACCCGGCAGTCGCTCGACCTCTCGGCGACGAAGTTCATCACTCCCGAGAAGCCCGACAAGTCGAACCGTCTCGCCAGCACCAAGGCGGGCGGCAAGATGGTCGCCCAGTACTGGGAGAACATCTTCACGGCCAAGGAGCGCGGCAAGCACGTGGTCTGGTACAACGGCACGGCGCTGAACCCGATCTTCCAGGCGGCGGGGCTCGAATGGTGCCACGGGGAGGCGTTCTCGGCCAGGCTTGCGGCGATGCACCTCGAGGGCCCGGCCCAGGCTGCGGGCGAGGAGTACGGCTACATCGGTGAGCTCTGCTCGTACGCCCGCACCCACCTCGGCTGCGCCGTGATGACGCAGAAGGGCATCACCGAGAAACAGTCCGGCATCGTCGGCATGGTCGACCAGGACGAACTGGCCGCGAAGCTCCCCTCGCCCGACTTCTTCGTGAACGCCTACGCCGGCTGCAGCACGGGCCAGCAGTGGGACGCGATGACGTACCGCGTGTTCGGCAAGGAGTTCCCGCTCTTCAACGTCTCGCTGCCGATGATCTGGGGCAACAAAAAAGACTCCGGATACCTCCGCGGCAGTGAGTGGGAGAAGACGCCGCTGTACGTCGAGGAGCAGCTGAAGAAGCTCATCGAGTTCATCGAGTACCAGACGAAGACACCGTTCGACTGGGACGCGCTGTCAGAGAACATGTACTACATCAAGAAGGCCTCTGAGCTGCGGCTGGAGGCGATGGCGCTCTGCGCGGCCGCCCCGACTCCCGCCACCTACTGGGACTGGGTCGCCAGTATCGCGCCGATCAACTTCCTGCCCGCGAACCAGCTGCTGGTCGACTACTTCCAGGGCGTGAAGGACGAGATCGAGCAGCGCATCCGCGACAACGTCTCGGCCGTGGCGAACGAACGGTACCGGGTCTATTTCGACGGCATCATGAACTGGAACAAGCTCGGCTTCCTGACCCGCAAGTTCGCTGAGTACGACGTGGCGGTCGTCGCCGGCCGCTACACGCACGACTCGTTCTGGCAGGAACCCGACCTCATCGACCTCGACCGTCCGCTGCTCGGCATGGCCCAGCACTACCTGATCTGCCCGATCAACCACGGTCTGAAGATCATGGAGGAGCTGCTGCTGAAGCGCTGCGACGAGTACGGCATCGACGGTATCGCGTTCCATTCGACGCGCACCTGCCGCGCGATGACGAACCCGCAGCACATTCTGGCGCGCACCGCCGAGCGCGACCGCGGCATCAAGTCGTTCTTCTTCGAGGGCGATGTTGCCGACGCCTCCTTCTACAAAGACGAGTCGCTCGAGAGCGGCCTGGTCGCGATGCTCGAGTCGATCGACCAGCAGCGCTCGAAGGCGCGGGTGTGAGATGCGGGCGGTGGATGTCGCGGGCGGTGTGAGCGCGGTGGATGCCGCAGGCGCAGGCGCAGGCGCAGGCGCGGGTGCGGGCGACGGTGAGTGGTTCGTGATGGGCGTCGACCTCGGGTCGACCACGGCGAAGGCCGTCATCGTGGACAGTGGCGGCAGGATGGTCGCGTCGCGCGTCGTGCAGATGGGCGCCGTCAGCCGCGAGGGCGTGCGGGTCGCCATCGAGGCGTGCCTCGAGGATGCCCGGCTCACGCCCGCCGACATCTCGCGCACGATCAGCACAGGCTACGGCCGGCGGCTGGTGCCCTCGGCCGACAAGACCTTCACCGAGATCACCTGCCATGCCCGCGGTGCCGCTGCGCTTTCACCCGGAGTGCGCCTCGTGATCGACATCGGCGGACAGGACAGCAAGGCCATCGCCGTCGACGACGACGGCCTGGTCGACCGGTTCGCGCTGAACGACCGGTGCGCCAGCGGTACGGGCCGGTTCTTCGACGTGCTCTGCCGTGCTCTTGAAGTCGACCTCGACGAGGTGGCGGCGCTCGCGCTCGCGGGAGGAACCGACCTCGAGGTGAGCAGCATGTGCGCGACCTTCGCCGAGACGGAGGTGATCTCGTTGCTCGCGCAGGGTGCCGAGACCGCGGACATCTCGGCCTCGGTGCACCGCGCCGTCGCCGGGCGGACGCTCGGCCTGATCGCCCAGGTCGGCAAGGCCAGCCCCGTGGTGATGACCGGCGGTGTGGCGAAGAACCCGGCGCTGGTCGCGTTCCTCGAGGAGGCGCTCGGGCTTCCGCTCGAGGTGCTCGACGACCCGCAGATCGCCGGGGCGCTCGGCGCGGCCCTCATCGCGCGCGACGAGCACGCCGCGGCGCTGGCCGATGCTGCCGCTGCGCTGGCCGATGCCGCCGCCGCGCCCCTCCGGTTCGTCGCCGTCGCCGATGTCGGCCCCGAGAAGCAGGTGATCCCGGGCAACGCCGTCACGGCCCCGCACTGCGCCGACTGCGACGGCCACCTCGACTCGCACTCCCACCGCCCGGTCTCGGTCATCCTCCAGCTCGGCCCGGTCGGCCGCTGACGCCAGCAGTCAGACCGCCACCCGCCAGGCCGCCACCCGCCAGGCCGCCGCCCGGCCACGAGCCGACCGGGCGAACCGTAGGATCAGAATGTGACCACCGCAGCGAAAGCCGAGACCGCACCGCGGGAGCGCCGCGGCGGTCACGCTGAACTGGCCCGCGGAAGCTCCCGGTCGTTGCTGCTCACGGTGCTCGGCGAGCTGGTCTGGCACTCGGGCGTCCCTGCACGCACATCGTCGCTTCTGTACGTGATGAACGGGCTCGGCTTCGAGGAGAGCGCGGCCCGGCAGGCGATCATCCGCGGCGCGGACTCGGGCTGGATCGAGCCGCACCGGCACGGCCGCGAAGTGAGCTGGACCCTCAGCCCGAGCCTCGTGAAGACCTTCGAGGAGGGGTCGCTGCGGGTGGAGTCGCTCGGCGATCCCTTCGAGAACTGGGACGGTCGCTGGCTCGTGCTGCTGATCACCGTTCCGCAGGCGCTCCGCGCGAACCGCAAGCGGCTCTACAGCGACCTGGAGTGGGCCGGGTTCGGCAACCCCTCAGCCGGCGTTTGGCTGAGCCCGCACACGGAGCGGCGCGAGCAGGTGTCGGCGGTCATCCAGAGACTCGGTCTGACCGACGACACGATGTCGTTCCTCGGAGAGGCCGACAGGGTGGGCATCTCCGAACAGGACATCGTGCGCCGCGGCTGGGACCTCGACGCCGTGGCGCTCGACTACGAAGCCGCCTTCGAGGCTTTTCGCGATGTGCAGCCGAGCGACGGCGACGAGAGGCTGTTCACGCACATCCGCCTGCTGAGCGAGCTGCAGCGCTTTCCGTTCAGCGACCCCCAGCTGCCCGAGGCGCTGCTTCCCGACTGGATCGGCCGCCGCGTCACCCGCCACTTCCAGGCCCTCCGTGCGGCCTGGGCACCGGATGTGGCGGCCCGCTGGGCCGCCCTCAACGCGGCCTGACCCGCCGCGCCGCGCCGCGCGATTCAGCCGCCTGCGGAGACCGACTGCGAAGCGGCGCGTGAGACCGGCACCGCGCCCGTGGCCGGTGCGGCGGGCCGCGCCACGAGCTCGCCCGCGGCGATGCGGTCGAGCAGCACGAACTTCTGCACCTTGCCCGAGGGCGTCATCGGGTAGGCCTCGACGAAGAACCACTGGGTGGGCGTCTTGTGCGCTGAGATGCGCTCGCGGCACCACGCCTTCAGGCTTTCGGGCGTCGGCTCCGTCGACCCTGCCTTCAGTCGGATGACCGCGCCGACCTGCTCGCCCCAGCGCTCGTCGGGGATGCCCACGACGATGGCTTCGGCGACATCCGGGTGCGCGAAGAGCAGTTCCTCGATCTCCTTCGGGAACAGGTTCACCCCGCCGCGGATGATCATGTCCTTCACCCGGCCGGTGATCTTCAGGAACCCCCGGTCATCCATCGTGCCGAGGTCGCCCATGTGCAGCCAGCCGTCGGCTTCGATCGTCTCTGCTGTCTCCGACGGCATGTTGTAGTAGGCCAACATGTTCTGGTAGCCCCGGCACAGAATCTCACCCTGCTGCCCGATGGGAACGACCTCGCCCGTCTCGGTGTCGACGATCTTCACTTCGAGCTCGGGGAGCGGCTGGCCCACCGTGGTCGACTGGTCGGCCGCGGTGTCGCTGATGCGGGTCTGGCTGATGACCCCGTGCATCTCGGTCTGGCCGAACAGGATGCTGAACTGGCAGCCGAGCTCCTCGGTCACCCGCCGCACGAGAGCCTCTGAGACGGTCGCGGCTCCCGACCAGATGGTCTGCACGCTCGACAGGTCACGGGTGACGCGGTCGGGGTGTTCGAGCACGGCCAGCAGCATCGTGGGCACCATCAGCGAGTGCGTGCCGTGGTAGGTCTCGAAGAGTTCCAGTGTCAGGGCGGGGTCGAACGCCGGCATGACCACGTAGGTGCCGTGCACCGAGAGCGTCGCGAGTTCGGTGACCGCGCCACCCCCGATGTGGTACATCGGCATGCCGTTGATGCAGACGCCGCCGTCGGTCATTCCGGCGCGCTCGCCGACGAACGCCGCCTCGTTGACGATGCCCTTGTGGTGGAGGAGTGCGCCCTTCGGGAAGCCGGTGGTGCCCGACGTGTACTGGATCTGTACCGGATCCAGCGGTGCGACGACGGGGAACTCCCGGCCGGGATCGCCCGA
Above is a genomic segment from Subtercola boreus containing:
- a CDS encoding AMP-binding protein, with product MNALSTNLTLSSWASEASDGIREQTLPALLREATSHVPDRLALVDGQPDPGARRHWTYAEYLRDTESAARGLLARFQPGDRIAIWAPNSADWVILQQAVAMAGMLVVAINPAYRAHELEYVLAQSGAVGIFFVDEYRGSDLRAIIDEVRGAAPELRELISFSDWADFLESGDPGREFPVVAPLDPVQIQYTSGTTGFPKGALLHHKGIVNEAAFVGERAGMTDGGVCINGMPMYHIGGGAVTELATLSVHGTYVVMPAFDPALTLELFETYHGTHSLMVPTMLLAVLEHPDRVTRDLSSVQTIWSGAATVSEALVRRVTEELGCQFSILFGQTEMHGVISQTRISDTAADQSTTVGQPLPELEVKIVDTETGEVVPIGQQGEILCRGYQNMLAYYNMPSETAETIEADGWLHMGDLGTMDDRGFLKITGRVKDMIIRGGVNLFPKEIEELLFAHPDVAEAIVVGIPDERWGEQVGAVIRLKAGSTEPTPESLKAWCRERISAHKTPTQWFFVEAYPMTPSGKVQKFVLLDRIAAGELVARPAAPATGAVPVSRAASQSVSAGG
- a CDS encoding PaaX family transcriptional regulator: MTTAAKAETAPRERRGGHAELARGSSRSLLLTVLGELVWHSGVPARTSSLLYVMNGLGFEESAARQAIIRGADSGWIEPHRHGREVSWTLSPSLVKTFEEGSLRVESLGDPFENWDGRWLVLLITVPQALRANRKRLYSDLEWAGFGNPSAGVWLSPHTERREQVSAVIQRLGLTDDTMSFLGEADRVGISEQDIVRRGWDLDAVALDYEAAFEAFRDVQPSDGDERLFTHIRLLSELQRFPFSDPQLPEALLPDWIGRRVTRHFQALRAAWAPDVAARWAALNAA